A segment of the Siphonobacter curvatus genome:
AACTGGAAGATTTAAAGCGAATCGTTGACGAAGAAATCACTAAAAAGAAAAAGTAATGGACTATCTCCTGAAGTCTATACTCTGCTCCATCCTGTTCGTATTGATCTACAAAATATTGCTGGAACGGGAGACCCTGTTTGTGTTCAATCGTTTCTATTTACTGATGAGTCTAGTAGCCTCCTTAGCGATTCCATTACTGACGATAGAATTGAACAACCCGGAGGTAATTCCCGCAACAGAAGTAGTATACCAATTGACTGGCAACGAAGTAAATAGGCCGTTGATAACGGTTGAAAAGCAAGCTATTACGTTCGAACAGTATGCATGGTTAGTATATGCCCTAGTTACGGGTATACTCGCCATTCGCTTTCTGAAAAATGTACTGGCCGTTGTATGGAAAATCAGGAAATCAACGGTAATCAAGGGTTCAGTAAAAGTTGTTTTACTGGATAATGATGAATTGCCTTACAGTTTCATGAATTACGTTTTCGTCAGTAAACGTAGCTATCAAAATCAGGAAATAGAATCACAGATCTGGCAACACGAATTAGCCCATATCCGGCAGCGGCACACCTGGGATATTTTGTTTATGGAGTTAGTACAGGTATGCTGGTGGTTTAATCCGGCGGTGTATGTCTATCAAAAAATGATCCGGATGAATCATGAATACTTAGCGGATCATGCGGTCTTATCCATCGATCCGGAAGTAAAAAAGTACCAGCATTTATTACTGAGTAAAGTGAGTCAAGGTTTATTTCTTACCAGCTCGTTTAATTATGTAACCACGAAAAAAAGACTACTCATGATGACAAAAATGACTTCCCGGTTTCAACGCTTAATCAGACAGGTTAGTCTGATTCCAATGCTCATACTTACAATTGCTTTGTTCAGTAAAGTGGAATACGCAGGGGCTCAGACCGAGCAACCAGCGGTTCAGGTACCCTCAACACCAAAAGGTGTTTCTAACGAATTGCTGAGAGAGTATGAAGCTATTACGAAACGAATGTATAAGCCTATGGATAATGGCTTCCGCCGTTACAATTTGTCAAAAGTCGAGGAAGAACGAGTCATCTCGATTTATCATCAGATGAGTAAAGAACAGCAGGACAAGCAAAAAATTGTTGTATACTATCTGCCTCCACTTAAAAAAGAAAGGCCAACCGCAAAAGAATTGGAAATTTGGAAAAATCCTAAAATGAGTGGCGTATGGATAGATGATAAACGCGTTGCTAATGAAGAATTGAATAAGTATAAACCAGAAGATTTTTCATATGCTTCTGTAAGTAAATTATATAAAAATGCAGCTAATTACGGGAAACATTATTATCAGGTCGATCTAATGACCAACCGTGCGTATGACGAGTATCTGAAAGAAGAGACAAAGAACCCGACTTATATGGTTCGCGAAAGAAGAACGTGGAGTAAACCAGCCAAATAAGAATGGAGTAGTCAAAGAAAAAGCGTGAAGTTTTCTTCACGCTTTTTCTTTGATCAAAACTATTTTAGTTACGCCACTGTATTCACCAGCGTACCAATGCCATCGATGGTAATTTGCACTTCATCGCCGCGTTGCAGGGTGAAATCATCCGGAGGAACAATGCCCGTTCCCGTCATCAGAAA
Coding sequences within it:
- a CDS encoding M56 family metallopeptidase; the protein is MDYLLKSILCSILFVLIYKILLERETLFVFNRFYLLMSLVASLAIPLLTIELNNPEVIPATEVVYQLTGNEVNRPLITVEKQAITFEQYAWLVYALVTGILAIRFLKNVLAVVWKIRKSTVIKGSVKVVLLDNDELPYSFMNYVFVSKRSYQNQEIESQIWQHELAHIRQRHTWDILFMELVQVCWWFNPAVYVYQKMIRMNHEYLADHAVLSIDPEVKKYQHLLLSKVSQGLFLTSSFNYVTTKKRLLMMTKMTSRFQRLIRQVSLIPMLILTIALFSKVEYAGAQTEQPAVQVPSTPKGVSNELLREYEAITKRMYKPMDNGFRRYNLSKVEEERVISIYHQMSKEQQDKQKIVVYYLPPLKKERPTAKELEIWKNPKMSGVWIDDKRVANEELNKYKPEDFSYASVSKLYKNAANYGKHYYQVDLMTNRAYDEYLKEETKNPTYMVRERRTWSKPAK